One part of the Opitutaceae bacterium genome encodes these proteins:
- a CDS encoding energy transducer TonB, which produces MANRSTLKRALAAMIASGAGIVGAYAAPFPFDLGLPSFEVLMQSLPKWGDNLVEVNVSRERYDVVRNMEKGSKPPQIYSSPVLMPAAWPKDLQRGEYEAVFSFSLDREGAITDIQRLSELHPALERVATLYIARLRYSPAERDGKAAPARAEITLRFQTDGIFPD; this is translated from the coding sequence ATGGCCAATCGATCCACCTTGAAACGAGCTCTCGCCGCGATGATTGCATCCGGGGCCGGAATTGTCGGCGCGTACGCTGCGCCCTTTCCCTTCGATCTGGGTCTGCCTTCGTTTGAAGTGCTGATGCAGTCGTTGCCGAAATGGGGGGATAATCTGGTCGAGGTGAATGTCTCCCGCGAACGCTACGATGTCGTGCGCAACATGGAGAAGGGGAGCAAGCCGCCGCAGATCTACTCCTCTCCGGTGCTCATGCCGGCAGCCTGGCCAAAGGACCTGCAGCGCGGGGAGTATGAAGCGGTGTTTTCGTTTTCCCTGGATCGTGAGGGTGCGATCACGGACATCCAGCGACTGTCGGAGCTGCATCCGGCGCTTGAACGGGTGGCGACGCTGTACATTGCGCGTCTCCGGTATTCCCCGGCTGAAAGGGACGGAAAGGCGGCGCCGGCCCGGGCCGAGATCACTCTGCGGTTTCAGACGGACGGCATTTTTCCGGACTAG